A stretch of DNA from Tigriopus californicus strain San Diego chromosome 11, Tcal_SD_v2.1, whole genome shotgun sequence:
atgagcggtttaggagataggatatttttgcttccgtttgcagtccatatctctagaagtccgtggtttgGCTGATGAGATTGGTTTCAAGTTAAAACGGGAAAATGTACTGGCTCATATCTTGATTGGTTGACTTTTTCGTGGAATCgcccagctcagacttggCCCAACCCAGACATGGTCGGTCCAAAATGAAACCGACCAACCCAGCTTCAACCTTTTTAGCCCAGCCCAGCCCGTTATTCGAAAACTGTGAAACCAGCTATGGCCTGACCAAAAATCATCGGCCCATTACATCTCTCGTCAGAAGTGAATGTGGCATCTTTTATTAATGAAACTGTGACTAACTCTAGCGTCTAACTCTAGCGCCAAATCTAGTAgtttttcaaatatgaaaagtgACAACGTTTTAAAATCTATCTCCTTTCCCTAGTCATATGGCATTCCCTTAGGAATGAAACAATAATTAATTTTCGATTAAATCTGCtcttatttgttttcaaacctAATCTTCATTATCATTTGTGCTTACCAGAGCCATCCAGACAATCGGCTTCCCCATTACAAGTCCATGccaatggcaaacaatggTTATTGGCGCATTGAAATTGCATGCTCGTGCAACTCATCGGCAATACTGTTTCCGTTGCGATCTCAGGGCTTAGTTCAAAGCAAGAATATTGCTCTGGCCCATCTCCTAGGCACATATTTTGACCACAGGACATAGAGTTCGAGCATGGATTATTCACGCCCGTGGATTTTTGCTGATTTCTGGTCAAGATCTGGAAAGCGAAGGAAGATCCTGGCGGGGCTTGAGTTGGAACCAAACTAGAATAGCATGACCATGAACTAGCTGACTAACTTACACTGAAATATTTCACACTCGTTGTCATGGGAATACCCAGATTTTGAGGTTTGGGCAATGGGGGGAGAGTATCCGATTCTCGGGTTAACGAGATCATAGCAATATTATTCATTGTAACACTTGTCCACATGATCCAGGACTCGGATATTTCCATGGAGTGGATGTGCAAGAGTGCGAATGAAGAACGATCAAGGATTGCCACTCTCTGCGACCTACGTCCATGATAATCGGTTTTGATGAGTTGAAATCTGGCCATCAAGTACACCTCTTTACGTCGAATGTCCAATGTGAAACCTTTTGCCTGAGGATAGATCTTGTCATATACCATCAGGTGTTTCCCTCCAGTCATCGTTACTCGATGGATGGCAGGGGGAAAAAGCGTGTGGACAAATATGTATCCTACACAGAAAAAATCGTCGGTTAGGCTGGGGATTGCCAAAGATTGGGTGGATTTCAAAGCTATCAGATCGCTAATGGTAAATCACACGTCTATCGATCGAATGAGCAAGTCGTGATGCAAAGAGGTTCTCACACTAATCAAGACGGCAGCACTCTTCAACTCTTTCGTTTGTCTTCTAATCCACCCCCTATTAATTTTGCGCTTTACCTTCTTCAGGATCACATCGAAGGCTTAAGGGATCATGGATCATGTCAATCGGCACCTCTCCTCTAAATGTACCATTATAGTCCGAGTATTCCAGAGAATGGTGGGCATTCTTGATCCAAATCAAGTGTTTCCCAACGTAGTCCAAGGCCAGATTCTCCACTAAGATGTTTGTGTGGTTGATCAATATTTCCATAGTCCAATTGGCGGCTTGGCAGCGTTTCACAATTTTCGAATCCCCGTCTAAATGAATAACACCGAACATGCATTCTTCACTCTCATCGTAAACCATGGCTTTCACTGAGCCCAAACTTGTATCGATCACGGTCACATTGTCCGATGAAGCCACAAAGAAATCATACTCATCTTTAGCCATTGTTGCAGATCTTGGTTTTATTGCCACACCAAGAATGGTCGGAAGGCCCTGCTGATTTGGAACCAatgtggctgttgttgttcctgTAGTTGGCATAGTGCTTGTCTGTGTCGTGATTGCGGTAGTAGTGATGGTATTtgcatttgttgttgttgttgttgttgttgttttcgttGCTGTTGAACTGATGAGACCAATAGTGGTCGTAATAACGGATGGACTCACGGTTGTAGTTGATGCCAACGAGGGAGATGTTGGTGTGATTGAGTTGGAACTCATCCATGATTGGGTTCCAGACGACTTTGCAGTTGAACCAGTGCTCAAAACACCAACGAGAACCATGAGGATAAATACGAGTAGAGCTGAGCCCGCGATCAGAACCACTCGTTTCGTTAGTTGTATCCCAGGTAACTTGTAATTCAGCCAAGTAAAGAATGACACATCTTCTCCATCTTCGATAATGGGCTGAAATTGCGAGTTAGACATTGTGAAGGTGGCGGATGCACTTGCTTCTCTGGCATCTAAAAGCTCGGTAATTTCAACTGATTGTTGCGAGTATGCTTTGTGGTGTATAGTGGGTGAGTGATAATAGAAAAACACACAGGAAGTGAAATCAACGTGAACGAAAATTAATTCTTTGGAAAGAATTCACGGAACGGCCACATTTATGATTCTTTTGCTTCTCCGAAACAATTACTTTACACTTCTTCCTGACAGAGATAACGCCATGCAAGTGAAACCTTGTGAACATTTCCATGTCTACAATTCTGGAACATTAGTCATGGATTTTTGGGGGTTCATTGGTCGTGTCTCTTTAATAGTCTTCGACAGTGTTTTAGCTGGCCAAAATCGAACACAGGTCATTTAGAGACTCCAGTCCAGCCTTTCCTGATACAAAAGGTAGGCACATGGTTGGTTTGATCACGAAAGCTAATTTGATCCTGAGCAAGTCGCCCATAAATTGGTATTACTGTGCTTGAAATGATCCTCTCCcttggttccaattttgcaaAGCAAAGAAAGGATTTCTTTCGGTCTTAGGTTCCTTTAGTACGAAAAATAGCTTAGAGCAATGGTTGAAATGCTCTATAAAGTTTTGACGAAAATATCCAAAGACACTTTGCCAATTTTCTAGCTAGCAAAATCACAAGGAACAGat
This window harbors:
- the LOC131891217 gene encoding prolow-density lipoprotein receptor-related protein 1-like, yielding MSNSQFQPIIEDGEDVSFFTWLNYKLPGIQLTKRVVLIAGSALLVFILMVLVGVLSTGSTAKSSGTQSWMSSNSITPTSPSLASTTTVSPSVITTTIGLISSTATKTTTTTTTTNANTITTTAITTQTSTMPTTGTTTATLVPNQQGLPTILGVAIKPRSATMAKDEYDFFVASSDNVTVIDTSLGSVKAMVYDESEECMFGVIHLDGDSKIVKRCQAANWTMEILINHTNILVENLALDYVGKHLIWIKNAHHSLEYSDYNGTFRGEVPIDMIHDPLSLRCDPEEGYIFVHTLFPPAIHRVTMTGGKHLMVYDKIYPQAKGFTLDIRRKEVYLMARFQLIKTDYHGRRSQRVAILDRSSFALLHIHSMEISESWIMWTSVTMNNIAMISLTRESDTLPPLPKPQNLGIPMTTSVKYFSILTRNQQKSTGVNNPCSNSMSCGQNMCLGDGPEQYSCFELSPEIATETVLPMSCTSMQFQCANNHCLPLAWTCNGEADCLDGSDESEDLCNDNRRCPNDENGAQFQCVGAPPSCIPLLWRCDNEEDCSDGSDEKSC